In Myxocyprinus asiaticus isolate MX2 ecotype Aquarium Trade chromosome 32, UBuf_Myxa_2, whole genome shotgun sequence, one genomic interval encodes:
- the adprm gene encoding manganese-dependent ADP-ribose/CDP-alcohol diphosphatase isoform X1 — translation MERPVFTFGIIADIQYADIDDGLNFLRTRRRYYRNSLQLLRNAIQSWNEEHVKPGFILQLGDIIDGYNKNYEASDRALETVVSEFNNSSIEVHHVWGNHEFYNFSRKTLFASPVNSGAPAETGSSLIGDGIYAYHFSPAPKFRFVVLDAYDTSIIGRDPSSEKYNTSMKLLKEHNTNPDLNIPPVYKGLDQRFVKFNGGFSQEQLVWLDEVLSLADQKHEKVTIVSHLPVHPNSTDPVCLAWNYDAMLSNLHSHKSVVCFMAGHDHDGGYHRDLSGIHHLTLEGVIETSPDSNAFGTVYVYEDQMVLKGNGRISDRNLKYP, via the exons ATGGAGCGACCGGTGTTTACTTTCGGCATAATAGCTGACATTCAATACGCAGACATAGACGATGGCTTAAACTTCCTGAGAACAAGGAGACGCTATTACAGGAATAGTCTTCAACTGTTGCGCAATGCGATCCAGAGTTGGAACGAGGAGCACGTTAAACCCGGCTTTATTCTTCAGCTCGGGGACATTATCGATGGTTACAATAAGAATTATGAGGCTTCGGATCGAGCCTTAGAAACGGTTGTCAGTGAATTTAACAACAGTTCAATAGAGGTACATCATGTGTGGGGTAATCACGAATTTTACAACTTCAGTAGAAAAACTCTTTTCGCCTCTCCAGTAAACAGCGGAGCACCAGCCGAAACCGGAAGTAGCCTTATTGGTGACGGAATTTATGCGTATCACTTCAGCCCCGCCCCCAAGTTTCGATTTGTAGTTCTTGATGCGTATGACACGAGCATCATCGGAAGAGATCCATCCAGTGAAAAGTACAATACGTCAATGAAACTGTTGAAGGAACACAACACAAATCCTGATCTCAACATCCCTCCAG TGTATAAGGGGTTAGATCAAAGGTTTGTGAAATTTAATGGAGGATTCAGTCAAGAACAGCTTGTGTGGCTTGATGAAGTCTTATCCCTTGCTGACCAGAAACACGAGAAAGTAACTATCGTGA GTCATCTTCCTGTTCACCCAAACTCTACAGACCCAGTTTGCCTTGCTTGGAACTATGATGCGATGCTCTCTAATCTTCACTCTCATAAGAGTGTGGTTTGCTTTATGGCGGGACATGACCATGATGGAGGCTATCACAGAGATTTGTCTGGCATTCACCACCTTACACTGGAAGGGGTGATTGAAACTTCTCCAGACAGTAATGCCTTTGGGACTGTTTATGTCTACGAGGATCAGATGGTTCTGAAGGGCAATGGAAGGATATCAGACAGAAATCTCAAGTATCCATGA
- the adprm gene encoding manganese-dependent ADP-ribose/CDP-alcohol diphosphatase isoform X2, whose amino-acid sequence MERPVFTFGIIADIQYADIDDGLNFLRTRRRYYRNSLQLLRNAIQSWNEEHVKPGFILQLGDIIDGYNKNYEASDRALETVVSEFNNSSIEVHHVWGNHEFYNFSRKTLFASPVNSGAPAETGSSLIGDGIYAYHFSPAPKFRFVVLDAYDTSIIGRDPSSEKYNTSMKLLKEHNTNPDLNIPPVYKGLDQRFVKFNGGFSQEQLVWLDEVLSLADQKHEKVTIVIFLFTQTLQTQFALLGTMMRCSLIFTLIRVWFALWRDMTMMEAITEICLAFTTLHWKG is encoded by the exons ATGGAGCGACCGGTGTTTACTTTCGGCATAATAGCTGACATTCAATACGCAGACATAGACGATGGCTTAAACTTCCTGAGAACAAGGAGACGCTATTACAGGAATAGTCTTCAACTGTTGCGCAATGCGATCCAGAGTTGGAACGAGGAGCACGTTAAACCCGGCTTTATTCTTCAGCTCGGGGACATTATCGATGGTTACAATAAGAATTATGAGGCTTCGGATCGAGCCTTAGAAACGGTTGTCAGTGAATTTAACAACAGTTCAATAGAGGTACATCATGTGTGGGGTAATCACGAATTTTACAACTTCAGTAGAAAAACTCTTTTCGCCTCTCCAGTAAACAGCGGAGCACCAGCCGAAACCGGAAGTAGCCTTATTGGTGACGGAATTTATGCGTATCACTTCAGCCCCGCCCCCAAGTTTCGATTTGTAGTTCTTGATGCGTATGACACGAGCATCATCGGAAGAGATCCATCCAGTGAAAAGTACAATACGTCAATGAAACTGTTGAAGGAACACAACACAAATCCTGATCTCAACATCCCTCCAG TGTATAAGGGGTTAGATCAAAGGTTTGTGAAATTTAATGGAGGATTCAGTCAAGAACAGCTTGTGTGGCTTGATGAAGTCTTATCCCTTGCTGACCAGAAACACGAGAAAGTAACTATC GTCATCTTCCTGTTCACCCAAACTCTACAGACCCAGTTTGCCTTGCTTGGAACTATGATGCGATGCTCTCTAATCTTCACTCTCATAAGAGTGTGGTTTGCTTTATGGCGGGACATGACCATGATGGAGGCTATCACAGAGATTTGTCTGGCATTCACCACCTTACACTGGAAGGGGTGA
- the map2k4b gene encoding dual specificity mitogen-activated protein kinase kinase 4b isoform X1: MATPSHSTNSPTSCNRSISAVGSVLHHPQMQTQHLTTVSNMQDSNTCWRCQNETGFQINLSGVTQSKRKALKLNFANPPVKPTARLPITTANPPFQNPHIERLRTHSIESSGKLKISPEQHCDFTAEDLKDLGEIGRGAYGSVNNMVHKPSGQIMAVKRIRSTVDEKEQKQLLMDLDVVMRSSDCPYIVQFYGALFREGDCWICMELMSTSLDKFYKYVYCALDDVIPEEILGKITLATVKALNHLKENLKIIHRDIKPSNILLDRNGNIKLCDFGISGQLVDSIAKTRDAGCRPYMAPERIDPSASRQGYDVRSDVWSLGITLYELATGRFPYPKWNSVFDQLTQVVKGDPPQLSNSEERQFSPKFIQFVNLCLTKDESKRPKYRELLKHPFILMYEERVVDVASYVCKILDQMPSPSSPMYVD; this comes from the exons ATGGCGACTCCCAGTCACAGCACCAATTCACCAACTTCATGCAATAGGAGCATTAGCGCTGTGGGATCCGTGCTGCACCACCCGCAAATGCAGACGCAACATTTAACGACAGTGAGCAACATGCAGG ATTCCAACACGTGCTGGAGGTGTCAAAATGAAACAG GATTTCAAATAAATCTGTCTGGAGTAACCCAAA GTAAACGCAAAGCACTTAAGTTAAACTTTGCTAATCCACCAGTCAAACCAACTGCAAGACTCCCCATCACGACAGCTAACCCTCCTTTCCAGAACCCACACAT AGAGAGGCTGCGGACACACAGTATTGAGTCGTCAGGGAAACTGAAGATTTCTCCAGAGCAGCATTGTGACTTCACGGCGGAGGACCTGAAGGATCTGGGGGAGATCGGGAGGGGGGCGTATGGCTCGGTTAACAACATGGTGCATAAACCTAGTGGTCAGATCATGGCTGTCAAG AGGATTCGCTCCACTGTTGATGAGAAGGAACAGAAACAGCTTCTCATGGATTTAGATGTAGTGATGAGGAGTAGCGATTGCCCGTATATTGTCCAGTTCTACGGAGCACTTTTCAGAGAG GGTGACTGTTGGATATGTATGGAACTTATGTCTACCTCCCTCGATAAATTCTACAAATATGTATATTGTGCATTAGATGATGTCATTCCAGAGGAAATATTAGGCAAAATTACATTAGCA ACTGTGAAAGCACTGAATCACTTGAAAGAAAACTTGAAAATAATCCACAGAG ACATCAAACCATCCAACATTCTTCTGGATAGAAATGGCAACATCAAGCTCTGTGATTTTGGTATCAGTGGACAGCTGGTTGACTCAATTGCCAAGACCAGAGATGCAGGATGCAGACCTTATATGGCT CCTGAACGAATAGACCCCAGTGCCTCTCGACAAGGCTATGATGTCCGCTCAGATGTTTGGAGTTTGGGAATAACATTG TATGAGCTTGCTACGGGACGTTTTCCTTACCCTAAATGGAACAGTGTGTTTGATCAGCTGACACAGGTGGTGAAGGGAGACCCACCTCAGCTCAGCAACTCAGAGGAGAGACAGTTTTCTCCCAAATTTATCCAGTTTGTCAATCTTTG CCTTACAAAGGATGAGTCAAAAAGGCCAAAGTACAGAGAACTGCTG AAGCACCCATTTATCCTGATGTATGAAGAGCGAGTTGTGGACGTTGCCAGTTATGTATGTAAAATTCTAGATCAAATGCCCTCCCCTAGCTCTCCCATGTATGTTGACTGA
- the map2k4b gene encoding dual specificity mitogen-activated protein kinase kinase 4b isoform X2 produces the protein MATPSHSTNSPTSCNRSISAVGSVLHHPQMQTQHLTTVSNMQDSNTCWRCQNETGFQINLSGVTQSKRKALKLNFANPPVKPTARLPITTANPPFQNPHIERLRTHSIESSGKLKISPEQHCDFTAEDLKDLGEIGRGAYGSVNNMVHKPSGQIMAVKRIRSTVDEKEQKQLLMDLDVVMRSSDCPYIVQFYGALFRETVKALNHLKENLKIIHRDIKPSNILLDRNGNIKLCDFGISGQLVDSIAKTRDAGCRPYMAPERIDPSASRQGYDVRSDVWSLGITLYELATGRFPYPKWNSVFDQLTQVVKGDPPQLSNSEERQFSPKFIQFVNLCLTKDESKRPKYRELLKHPFILMYEERVVDVASYVCKILDQMPSPSSPMYVD, from the exons ATGGCGACTCCCAGTCACAGCACCAATTCACCAACTTCATGCAATAGGAGCATTAGCGCTGTGGGATCCGTGCTGCACCACCCGCAAATGCAGACGCAACATTTAACGACAGTGAGCAACATGCAGG ATTCCAACACGTGCTGGAGGTGTCAAAATGAAACAG GATTTCAAATAAATCTGTCTGGAGTAACCCAAA GTAAACGCAAAGCACTTAAGTTAAACTTTGCTAATCCACCAGTCAAACCAACTGCAAGACTCCCCATCACGACAGCTAACCCTCCTTTCCAGAACCCACACAT AGAGAGGCTGCGGACACACAGTATTGAGTCGTCAGGGAAACTGAAGATTTCTCCAGAGCAGCATTGTGACTTCACGGCGGAGGACCTGAAGGATCTGGGGGAGATCGGGAGGGGGGCGTATGGCTCGGTTAACAACATGGTGCATAAACCTAGTGGTCAGATCATGGCTGTCAAG AGGATTCGCTCCACTGTTGATGAGAAGGAACAGAAACAGCTTCTCATGGATTTAGATGTAGTGATGAGGAGTAGCGATTGCCCGTATATTGTCCAGTTCTACGGAGCACTTTTCAGAGAG ACTGTGAAAGCACTGAATCACTTGAAAGAAAACTTGAAAATAATCCACAGAG ACATCAAACCATCCAACATTCTTCTGGATAGAAATGGCAACATCAAGCTCTGTGATTTTGGTATCAGTGGACAGCTGGTTGACTCAATTGCCAAGACCAGAGATGCAGGATGCAGACCTTATATGGCT CCTGAACGAATAGACCCCAGTGCCTCTCGACAAGGCTATGATGTCCGCTCAGATGTTTGGAGTTTGGGAATAACATTG TATGAGCTTGCTACGGGACGTTTTCCTTACCCTAAATGGAACAGTGTGTTTGATCAGCTGACACAGGTGGTGAAGGGAGACCCACCTCAGCTCAGCAACTCAGAGGAGAGACAGTTTTCTCCCAAATTTATCCAGTTTGTCAATCTTTG CCTTACAAAGGATGAGTCAAAAAGGCCAAAGTACAGAGAACTGCTG AAGCACCCATTTATCCTGATGTATGAAGAGCGAGTTGTGGACGTTGCCAGTTATGTATGTAAAATTCTAGATCAAATGCCCTCCCCTAGCTCTCCCATGTATGTTGACTGA